The following coding sequences lie in one Leptospira inadai serovar Lyme str. 10 genomic window:
- the rpsM gene encoding 30S ribosomal protein S13, which produces MARIAGIDLPREKRIVVGLTYIFGIGPSTSRKVLAKAGVDQAVRVKDLSDVQEAAIRKVIEETVKVEGDLRSENQLNIKRLMDIGCYRGLRHRKGLPVRGQRTRTNARTRKGVKKTVANKKKATK; this is translated from the coding sequence ATGGCACGTATCGCAGGAATCGATCTTCCAAGGGAAAAAAGAATCGTTGTTGGCTTAACCTATATTTTCGGTATCGGACCCTCTACTTCCCGCAAAGTCCTGGCAAAAGCCGGGGTTGATCAAGCAGTTCGGGTTAAGGATCTTTCCGACGTGCAAGAGGCCGCCATTAGAAAGGTGATCGAAGAAACCGTAAAAGTGGAAGGGGATCTTCGTTCCGAAAACCAGCTTAATATCAAACGTCTGATGGACATCGGATGTTACCGCGGGTTAAGACATAGAAAAGGCTTGCCGGTTCGCGGTCAAAGAACTCGTACCAATGCCCGTACTCGTAAAGGCGTTAAAAAGACCGTCGCCAATAAGAAAAAGGCAACTAAGTAA
- the rplO gene encoding 50S ribosomal protein L15 — MSKERIKTALAFGKERSEKENVPAQNTIPVPAGSTRNKKRLGRGIGSKTGKTGGRGSKGQYARNTVRRGFEGGQMPIHRRIPKRGFTSIFHTTYFPINLRDIEKSGLTGNIDAKNMVESKILDKETTLFKILGTGEIKKAVHIVADSVSKSAKEKIEKAGGSVKLRSELAKEA; from the coding sequence ATGAGCAAGGAAAGAATCAAAACTGCACTCGCGTTCGGAAAGGAGCGCTCTGAAAAGGAAAACGTTCCGGCTCAGAATACGATTCCGGTTCCGGCGGGTTCCACTCGGAACAAAAAACGTTTAGGAAGAGGAATCGGGTCCAAAACCGGTAAGACCGGTGGGCGCGGATCCAAAGGACAGTACGCCCGGAATACGGTTCGTCGCGGTTTCGAAGGTGGGCAGATGCCGATCCACCGTAGGATTCCGAAAAGAGGATTTACTTCGATTTTTCACACAACGTACTTCCCGATCAACCTCAGAGACATAGAGAAAAGCGGTTTGACCGGGAACATAGATGCCAAAAATATGGTTGAATCGAAGATTCTCGATAAAGAGACGACTCTTTTCAAGATTCTTGGCACCGGGGAAATCAAAAAAGCGGTCCATATCGTGGCCGATAGCGTTTCCAAATCCGCCAAGGAAAAAATAGAAAAAGCCGGCGGGTCGGTAAAATTACGCTCCGAATTGGCTAAAGAAGCCTGA
- the rpmJ gene encoding 50S ribosomal protein L36 produces the protein MKVRTSVKKICTSCKIIRRKGVIRVICTNPKHKQRQA, from the coding sequence ATGAAAGTAAGAACCTCCGTTAAAAAAATCTGCACCAGTTGTAAGATTATTAGAAGAAAGGGCGTGATCCGTGTGATCTGCACCAATCCTAAACACAAGCAAAGGCAAGCATAA
- the rpmD gene encoding 50S ribosomal protein L30 has translation METVIVTQVKSSIGVKKGQKLTLAALGLRKTGQQRKHTLTPQIQGMINDVRHLVKVDKA, from the coding sequence ATGGAAACCGTAATCGTAACCCAAGTTAAAAGCAGCATCGGCGTTAAAAAAGGCCAAAAGCTGACTCTCGCGGCTCTGGGGCTCCGGAAGACGGGGCAGCAGCGCAAGCATACTTTGACTCCGCAAATCCAAGGCATGATCAATGATGTCAGGCATTTGGTAAAAGTGGATAAGGCCTAA
- the rpsD gene encoding 30S ribosomal protein S4 produces the protein MARYRGPVVKLMRREGVNLFLKSSYTFNRDKFHKKGPPGMPPKRKPKVSEYGAQLREKQKLKRAYGLLEKQFRRYYEEASHAHGVTGEILLQLLERRLDNAVYRLGFAVTRRQARNFISHQHVLVNGERVDIPSYRLNVGDKIEIRGKFHTSAFITQNIQLAQSLNSIPSWLSADFIKFSGDVLSLPERHHVDIPVKEQVIVELYSK, from the coding sequence ATGGCAAGATATAGAGGTCCAGTCGTAAAACTGATGAGGAGAGAGGGTGTGAACCTCTTCCTCAAATCTAGCTATACTTTCAATCGGGATAAGTTCCATAAAAAGGGACCTCCCGGTATGCCGCCAAAACGGAAACCGAAAGTTTCCGAATACGGCGCTCAGCTGAGAGAAAAGCAGAAACTGAAACGCGCTTACGGTCTGTTAGAAAAACAATTCCGTCGTTATTATGAAGAAGCGTCGCATGCTCACGGTGTAACCGGTGAGATTTTGCTTCAACTTCTAGAAAGAAGATTGGATAATGCCGTCTATCGACTTGGATTCGCGGTAACTAGGCGCCAGGCTAGGAATTTCATCTCTCACCAACACGTTCTCGTGAACGGAGAGAGGGTGGATATTCCATCTTACAGATTGAATGTCGGTGATAAAATCGAGATTAGAGGCAAGTTCCATACTTCCGCTTTTATCACTCAAAACATTCAATTGGCTCAATCCTTGAACTCAATTCCATCTTGGTTGTCTGCCGACTTTATCAAGTTTTCAGGGGATGTTCTTTCTTTACCGGAACGCCATCATGTGGATATTCCTGTGAAAGAACAAGTGATCGTGGAGTTGTACTCCAAGTAA
- a CDS encoding adenylate kinase: MNSIIFMGPPGAGKGTQAKILCDTLGIPQISTGDILRSAVKNGTQMGLEAKKYMDAGDLVPDSVVIGIIKDRIVEPDCKTGFLLDGFPRTVEQAEALDKLLKAEGKDIKRAINLEVPDGELLQRLLKRAEIEGRSDDNETTIKSRLETYNKKTLPLLDYYSAKGNLSRINGVGSLEQVTELIKKELT, from the coding sequence ATGAATTCGATCATCTTCATGGGCCCTCCAGGCGCGGGAAAGGGAACTCAAGCTAAGATTCTTTGCGATACTCTTGGAATTCCGCAAATATCCACCGGCGATATTTTGCGCTCTGCCGTGAAGAATGGAACTCAAATGGGACTGGAAGCCAAGAAATACATGGATGCTGGCGATTTGGTTCCGGATTCCGTGGTCATCGGCATAATCAAGGATCGTATCGTCGAACCGGATTGCAAGACGGGATTTCTTCTGGATGGATTTCCGAGAACTGTCGAGCAAGCGGAGGCTCTCGATAAGCTTCTGAAGGCGGAAGGCAAAGATATCAAGCGCGCGATCAATTTGGAAGTTCCCGACGGGGAATTGCTTCAAAGACTTTTGAAGCGCGCGGAAATCGAAGGGCGCTCCGACGATAACGAAACGACCATCAAGAGTCGTCTGGAAACATACAATAAAAAGACGCTTCCTCTTCTGGATTACTACTCCGCCAAGGGAAACCTTTCCCGGATCAACGGCGTGGGATCTTTAGAACAAGTAACCGAACTCATCAAAAAGGAGCTGACGTAA
- a CDS encoding cellulase family glycosylhydrolase produces the protein MKSRLILTLFLSVVTCFSGDCSRATNSSLPLLSALSGIQPDDLISNYLNRSLSLSSGLHNLDYVDTSDEINIKVGEKSYGGHSDKIFVDGLGREVYFRGFNISGNAKLAQHGFKPFQNETDADIALGRLGQTTGANMIRFNIAWEGTHPAVDTIDYAYLDSIIAQIRKATRKKLYILLDFHQDLFSRNLFNKNSWYTGNGAPAWIISGGSYPSEYCGIICASWSQNNLTNEAIRRAFRNFWNDSTLNTTLGTRTMQEEFLWQLGKTAAYLKAQLTPEEFAYILGIDPFNEPVDGGMQGLTPAQWDNQKLWPFYNKVRQNLNQNGWDSKLVYAEPLVFWNTNIGAIAPATGGGHLTTLPGPGFVFNSHFYDAARMGTDLTGIDNATYFKYLDDIRKESRFEQTPVFLSEFGMWLKGVGAKDTPRMISAVYQAMEISDGQQTAKTRYADFYNPVVSGTEWHWDYYYDNHHEYMNGNTSKLITSKDAWNNEDFSVVGNYGTTFNVDSYTIQRAYPRRSQGQILSFYYNTVGFDSWKNVFEWGGIRAESSGPTYFSDRRFIIVIWKGRKSEAPTEIFLPPHFSAQDVILITDKRIYNKGLPNSIQNQDAEAILVQDRNRQNGSGNLLILWDDPVNGEDSDTSIHFAIAIDAANVSFNDTVLINLQNSLKTKIQTNNQSPVYMTGKMTYGGYPSE, from the coding sequence ATGAAGTCCCGATTGATACTCACACTTTTCCTTTCCGTCGTCACCTGCTTTAGCGGCGATTGTTCCCGTGCTACCAATTCATCGCTCCCGCTCCTATCCGCTCTTTCGGGTATACAGCCAGACGATTTGATATCAAATTATTTAAATCGATCATTGAGTCTTAGTTCCGGTCTTCATAACCTAGATTACGTGGATACGAGCGATGAAATAAACATTAAGGTCGGAGAAAAATCGTACGGCGGTCACAGCGACAAAATATTCGTAGATGGTCTGGGCAGAGAAGTTTACTTCCGCGGCTTTAATATTTCCGGAAACGCTAAGCTTGCCCAACACGGCTTTAAACCCTTCCAAAACGAAACCGACGCGGATATAGCGCTTGGAAGGCTGGGCCAGACCACCGGGGCTAACATGATTCGATTTAATATCGCTTGGGAAGGAACTCATCCCGCGGTGGATACTATAGATTATGCCTATCTGGATTCGATTATCGCCCAAATCCGGAAGGCCACCCGAAAGAAACTTTATATTCTCCTGGATTTTCACCAGGATTTATTTTCAAGGAATCTATTTAATAAAAACTCCTGGTATACCGGAAACGGAGCCCCCGCTTGGATTATCTCGGGAGGATCCTATCCGTCCGAATATTGCGGAATTATTTGTGCGAGCTGGAGTCAGAACAATCTCACTAACGAAGCCATTCGTCGGGCATTCAGGAATTTCTGGAACGATTCGACTTTAAACACGACACTCGGGACTCGAACAATGCAGGAAGAATTTCTTTGGCAACTCGGAAAAACCGCCGCATATTTAAAAGCCCAGCTGACCCCCGAGGAATTCGCTTATATTCTGGGAATAGATCCTTTCAACGAACCTGTGGACGGGGGAATGCAAGGATTAACACCGGCGCAATGGGACAATCAAAAACTATGGCCTTTTTATAATAAAGTTCGGCAAAATTTGAATCAGAATGGATGGGATTCCAAATTGGTCTACGCGGAACCATTAGTTTTTTGGAATACGAATATAGGAGCCATCGCACCCGCAACGGGAGGCGGACATTTGACGACTCTTCCCGGACCCGGGTTCGTTTTCAATTCTCACTTTTACGACGCTGCGCGCATGGGTACCGATCTGACCGGAATCGATAATGCCACATATTTTAAATACCTGGATGATATTCGAAAAGAGTCTAGATTCGAGCAAACGCCGGTTTTTCTCAGCGAATTCGGAATGTGGCTAAAAGGAGTCGGAGCGAAGGACACGCCGAGAATGATCAGTGCGGTTTACCAGGCCATGGAAATTTCAGACGGTCAACAAACCGCAAAAACTCGATATGCGGACTTTTATAACCCCGTTGTTTCGGGAACGGAATGGCATTGGGATTATTATTACGATAATCACCATGAATATATGAACGGCAATACTTCCAAATTAATCACTTCCAAGGACGCCTGGAACAATGAGGACTTTTCAGTCGTGGGAAATTACGGGACGACTTTCAATGTGGACAGCTACACGATTCAACGGGCTTATCCGAGAAGATCGCAGGGGCAAATTTTAAGTTTTTATTATAATACCGTCGGATTCGATTCCTGGAAGAACGTATTCGAGTGGGGAGGGATCCGAGCCGAATCGTCCGGGCCGACTTATTTTTCGGACAGGAGATTTATTATAGTAATCTGGAAAGGAAGAAAATCCGAAGCGCCGACCGAAATTTTTCTACCTCCTCATTTTTCCGCGCAAGATGTTATTCTTATAACGGATAAACGAATCTACAATAAAGGGCTGCCGAATAGTATTCAAAACCAAGACGCCGAAGCCATCCTGGTTCAGGATCGGAATAGGCAGAACGGTTCGGGAAATCTTTTAATTCTCTGGGATGATCCGGTAAATGGGGAAGATTCGGACACTTCGATTCACTTTGCGATCGCGATCGATGCGGCCAATGTTTCTTTCAATGACACCGTGCTGATCAATCTTCAAAATAGTTTAAAAACGAAAATTCAGACGAATAACCAAAGTCCCGTCTATATGACCGGCAAAATGACATATGGTGGATATCCGTCCGAGTAA
- the rplQ gene encoding 50S ribosomal protein L17 — protein sequence MNKRNKVKHLNREKGHRDALINNMITSLFKYERIESTQAKLKVVRSHAEKIITRAKKNLGDVAPEIKLHNKREVLKRVKDRNIVTKLFEDIAVRFANTNGGYTRILKLVNRPSDNSEVGILELTNRKDRPTLLKEIREKREVFSDDKKAKAAKEAPPKKEKAPKKVAAEKKKTTVAPKKKAAAKPKKKK from the coding sequence ATGAATAAAAGAAATAAAGTAAAGCATCTTAACCGCGAAAAGGGTCATCGGGATGCTTTGATCAATAATATGATCACGAGTCTTTTTAAATACGAAAGGATCGAATCCACCCAGGCAAAATTGAAAGTGGTTCGTTCTCACGCGGAAAAGATCATTACTCGTGCGAAGAAAAATTTAGGCGATGTCGCTCCCGAGATAAAACTTCATAACAAGCGGGAAGTTTTAAAAAGAGTGAAAGATCGTAATATCGTAACTAAACTTTTCGAGGATATTGCGGTCCGTTTTGCGAATACGAACGGGGGATATACGCGGATTCTTAAGCTCGTAAATCGCCCATCCGATAATTCCGAGGTTGGGATATTAGAGTTAACGAACCGTAAGGATCGTCCGACCCTTCTCAAAGAAATTCGGGAAAAACGCGAAGTGTTTTCCGACGACAAGAAAGCCAAGGCCGCTAAAGAAGCTCCTCCCAAAAAGGAAAAAGCTCCTAAGAAAGTAGCAGCAGAGAAAAAGAAAACGACTGTCGCTCCTAAGAAAAAAGCCGCAGCAAAACCTAAGAAAAAGAAATAA
- the rpsK gene encoding 30S ribosomal protein S11, with protein sequence MAEDKKTKKDKKVKKKEKKVVPRGKVYITASFNNTIITITDLAGNTLSWSTAGAMGFRGSKKSTPYAAQIAAGSAAEKAIDAAGLNEVDVLVSGPGIGRESAIRSLVARGLSIKMIKDVTPLPHNGCRPRKRRRV encoded by the coding sequence ATGGCTGAAGATAAGAAAACAAAGAAAGATAAGAAAGTTAAGAAGAAGGAAAAAAAGGTCGTACCACGCGGTAAGGTCTATATTACTGCTTCTTTTAACAATACTATTATTACCATAACCGACCTGGCAGGAAACACTCTATCTTGGTCGACTGCCGGTGCAATGGGCTTTCGTGGCTCGAAAAAGTCCACTCCGTACGCCGCACAAATCGCGGCAGGAAGCGCCGCAGAGAAAGCGATCGACGCGGCCGGACTAAACGAAGTGGATGTTCTGGTTTCCGGTCCCGGAATCGGTCGTGAATCAGCCATTCGTTCGTTAGTTGCAAGAGGTCTTTCTATTAAGATGATTAAGGACGTAACTCCTCTACCCCATAACGGTTGCCGTCCCCGTAAAAGAAGAAGGGTCTAA
- a CDS encoding DNA-directed RNA polymerase subunit alpha encodes MSLKSLLKGFKRPKKIEFTTETNTPNYGKFVAEPFERGFATTIGNSLRRTLMSSIEGAAISAIRIEGVNHEFSYIEGVAEDVTRIILNLKQVRIKYEPEDKDQSKVIHLELKGAGYFRAGDLAVDSSIEIMNPDLHLATLNEDANLILDLEIQRGRGYVPAEDKKKDIEVLGTIPIDSIFSPVQKVIFEISETRVAQRSDYEKLTLEVWTDGSISPEDAVAQAAKILKEHLTVFINFEEELEEEEDELDEADEKLKASLSKHVEELELSVRSLNVLRSLEIDFVGDLVKRSEEEMSKSKHYSEQALGELKSKLAGLGLSFGMRDF; translated from the coding sequence TTGTCTCTTAAAAGCTTACTCAAAGGATTTAAACGTCCGAAAAAGATCGAATTCACTACGGAAACGAATACGCCTAATTACGGAAAGTTCGTCGCGGAACCGTTCGAGCGCGGGTTTGCAACTACGATCGGAAACTCTCTTCGCAGGACTCTTATGTCCTCGATCGAGGGAGCGGCTATCTCCGCAATCCGCATCGAAGGCGTAAACCACGAGTTCTCATACATCGAAGGAGTGGCTGAGGACGTTACCCGTATCATCCTGAACCTAAAGCAGGTTCGCATCAAATACGAGCCTGAAGATAAAGACCAGAGCAAGGTCATTCACCTCGAATTGAAAGGCGCAGGATATTTTAGAGCGGGTGATTTGGCTGTGGATTCTTCCATAGAAATCATGAATCCGGATCTTCATCTTGCGACTTTGAACGAGGACGCCAATTTGATTCTCGACTTAGAGATTCAAAGAGGTAGAGGATACGTTCCCGCCGAAGATAAGAAGAAAGATATAGAAGTATTGGGAACGATCCCGATCGATTCCATCTTTTCTCCGGTTCAAAAAGTCATTTTCGAAATTTCCGAAACCCGCGTCGCTCAAAGATCCGATTACGAGAAATTGACTCTTGAAGTCTGGACGGACGGCTCGATCTCGCCGGAAGACGCAGTAGCGCAGGCTGCGAAAATCTTAAAAGAACACCTAACGGTTTTCATTAATTTCGAAGAAGAACTGGAAGAAGAAGAGGACGAGCTAGACGAGGCCGACGAGAAGCTGAAAGCGTCTCTTTCCAAGCACGTCGAAGAGCTGGAACTATCCGTTCGTTCTCTCAATGTTCTTCGAAGCTTGGAGATCGACTTTGTAGGAGATCTGGTCAAGAGATCCGAAGAAGAGATGTCCAAGTCCAAACACTACAGCGAGCAGGCTCTCGGTGAGCTCAAGTCCAAACTTGCGGGTTTGGGCTTGTCGTTCGGAATGAGGGATTTCTGA
- the secY gene encoding preprotein translocase subunit SecY — protein sequence MLTSIANIFKIPELRNKVFFTLGMLLLFRLGTHITIPGIDPKVVSAIAADATASEGLVGMFDMFAGGALLNFSIFALGIMPYISSSIIMQLVMVLVPSLQKLQKEGEEGRKKIGQYTKYGTIILCAVQSLAVIRLAQQWSYGADQKAALHPGLIHSSVESWFFFIALLSITTGTVLLIWLGEQITERGIGNGISLLIFAGIVGRLPSSVYQLFQENFVDGLNIIILLLLFILLISLTVLLTQGVRKVPLQYGKQMVGRRMVQAKSQSIPFKVNGASVMPIIFASSLLLFPQTIIQQIVDIPEWAGWAVLLDYLNPFSQIWYHAAVYFFIYIGLIVFFAYFYTAIQFNPAELAENLRKYNGFIPGIRPGSHTKEYIEKVLNRITLPGAIFLAGLALAPYIIIRFLDLGTNSGGGSLVYTFGGTSLLIMVGVALETLKQLESQLLMRNYDGFLKKSKIKGRS from the coding sequence ATGCTGACTTCGATCGCAAATATCTTTAAGATTCCGGAACTAAGGAATAAGGTTTTCTTTACCCTTGGCATGCTCCTTCTATTCCGCCTTGGAACACATATTACTATTCCAGGAATCGATCCTAAAGTCGTTTCGGCAATCGCAGCCGACGCGACTGCATCCGAAGGATTGGTAGGCATGTTCGATATGTTTGCCGGAGGAGCTCTCCTGAACTTCTCCATTTTTGCTCTCGGAATCATGCCTTACATTTCTTCTTCCATTATCATGCAATTAGTCATGGTTTTGGTTCCATCTTTGCAGAAGCTCCAAAAAGAGGGAGAAGAAGGCCGTAAGAAAATCGGACAGTACACGAAGTATGGAACTATCATCCTTTGTGCCGTTCAATCCCTTGCGGTCATTCGTTTGGCCCAGCAATGGTCATATGGTGCCGATCAAAAGGCCGCTCTGCACCCGGGACTTATTCATTCTTCCGTAGAATCCTGGTTTTTCTTTATCGCACTTTTATCCATCACCACCGGAACCGTATTGTTGATTTGGCTCGGAGAGCAAATCACCGAGAGAGGAATCGGGAACGGGATCTCCCTTTTAATCTTTGCCGGTATCGTAGGCCGTCTACCTAGTTCCGTTTACCAACTCTTCCAAGAGAACTTCGTAGACGGTTTGAATATTATCATCTTATTATTACTATTCATTCTACTCATCTCTCTTACGGTCCTTTTGACTCAGGGTGTCCGTAAGGTGCCTTTGCAGTACGGTAAACAAATGGTCGGACGTAGAATGGTCCAAGCAAAGAGCCAAAGCATTCCGTTTAAGGTAAACGGAGCAAGCGTAATGCCGATCATCTTCGCATCTTCGTTACTTCTATTTCCGCAAACCATTATTCAGCAGATCGTCGATATCCCTGAGTGGGCCGGCTGGGCCGTTCTATTAGATTATTTGAATCCGTTTTCTCAAATCTGGTACCACGCAGCGGTTTACTTTTTCATTTACATAGGTTTGATCGTTTTCTTCGCATATTTTTATACTGCGATTCAATTCAACCCGGCAGAACTCGCCGAGAACCTCCGAAAATATAACGGTTTTATTCCCGGAATTCGTCCCGGTTCTCATACGAAAGAATATATCGAAAAAGTTTTAAATCGTATCACTCTTCCGGGCGCGATCTTTCTCGCGGGTCTGGCCCTGGCTCCGTATATTATTATTCGCTTTTTAGATTTAGGAACCAATTCCGGAGGCGGGTCCCTGGTTTATACCTTCGGGGGAACCTCCCTCTTAATCATGGTAGGGGTCGCGTTAGAGACTCTGAAACAATTAGAATCCCAGTTATTAATGAGAAACTACGACGGATTCTTGAAAAAATCCAAAATCAAGGGAAGGTCCTAG
- the infA gene encoding translation initiation factor IF-1, with protein MAKEEAITVDGTVLEPLPNAMFRVELENGHKVLAHISGKMRMHYIRILPGDKVTVELSPYDLTKGRITYRKK; from the coding sequence TTGGCTAAAGAAGAAGCGATCACTGTGGACGGGACGGTCTTGGAGCCGTTACCCAATGCCATGTTTCGCGTCGAACTAGAAAATGGGCATAAGGTTTTGGCCCATATTTCGGGTAAGATGAGAATGCACTATATAAGGATCCTTCCCGGGGATAAGGTCACCGTGGAACTTTCCCCATATGATTTGACCAAAGGTAGAATTACCTACCGCAAGAAGTAG
- a CDS encoding SpoIIE family protein phosphatase: MEDKKELLTDRIASSGPVTINRIRFGLVVLFLGSLAASWAQSSLLQNAAYLLGTCTLAGFAIANLFYLRRNGTIPLRLGMASILADIITLGITMFVASWTDRDMSSGVIRQLVLYAINMIFIVYSGLLLSPNFVLWAGFLCAFCQGIVILNSGLMGVEFTEDEIKVLSPGYASISEQALKLVFLVVVAYITRSVIVIFRLIGAVEEEYANTLEEKVKERTREVTGKMDEIHALKVQQDGDYYLTSLLSKPLTTNWNTSIEVSTTFYIEQKKKFIFKNRESELGGDICISGNLLFGSNKEKWIVFLNGDAMGKSLQGAGGAIVLGTAVNNIMARSASHGRVLEMKPEDWIRQTYRELDDIFRTFDGMMMASVILGLINEKTGKILFFNAEHPWPVLYRDGTASFLVRETSTWKLGSPIEGKFKIQESKLMDGDVIYIGSDGRDDISLSEDGIHWRMNEDETVFLRIVEEAKGEIDGIADRLHSFGVISDDLSLMRIGFREQVSTNHPKYSQAISKYSEARRSLQQRETVKAVSLLKEAWTIAPTFKEPARLLGQVYYDRKDYVNAIKWFEKYLSLNSNSQNIWFVVSLCYKHIKDFKKAAEAAEAVRISQPHRFANLINLADNYRLLGDFEKSRDILQRAKEINEDNALVEKLEELLDGKGR; encoded by the coding sequence ATGGAAGATAAAAAGGAGCTATTGACGGATCGAATAGCTTCTTCGGGGCCTGTTACGATCAATCGAATCCGTTTCGGTCTTGTTGTTTTGTTTTTAGGTTCCCTCGCGGCGTCTTGGGCTCAAAGCTCCTTACTCCAGAACGCCGCTTATTTACTCGGAACCTGCACTCTAGCGGGCTTTGCCATAGCTAATCTTTTTTATCTACGCAGGAACGGAACGATTCCTCTCCGACTCGGCATGGCTTCTATCCTGGCCGACATCATCACCCTTGGCATAACGATGTTTGTCGCGTCTTGGACGGATCGAGACATGTCGTCGGGAGTGATTCGGCAATTAGTTTTATATGCCATCAATATGATCTTTATCGTATATTCAGGACTTTTACTTTCCCCGAATTTCGTTCTTTGGGCCGGATTCCTTTGCGCATTTTGTCAGGGAATCGTAATTTTAAACAGCGGCTTAATGGGAGTGGAATTCACCGAAGACGAAATAAAAGTTTTATCCCCGGGATATGCGTCCATTTCCGAGCAAGCGTTAAAATTGGTTTTTTTGGTCGTAGTCGCTTACATAACCAGAAGCGTAATCGTAATTTTTAGATTAATCGGAGCGGTAGAAGAAGAATATGCAAACACACTGGAAGAGAAAGTAAAGGAACGCACTAGAGAGGTAACGGGCAAAATGGACGAGATCCATGCCCTAAAAGTACAGCAAGACGGCGATTATTACTTAACATCGTTGTTAAGTAAACCTCTTACCACAAACTGGAATACTTCGATAGAAGTCAGCACTACATTCTATATCGAGCAGAAAAAGAAATTCATATTCAAGAATCGGGAATCGGAACTTGGGGGCGATATCTGTATCAGCGGAAATCTTCTCTTCGGTTCGAATAAGGAGAAATGGATCGTATTTCTAAACGGGGATGCGATGGGTAAATCCTTGCAAGGTGCCGGCGGTGCCATCGTACTCGGAACCGCAGTTAACAATATCATGGCAAGATCCGCAAGTCACGGCAGAGTCTTAGAAATGAAGCCGGAAGATTGGATACGTCAGACATATAGGGAATTGGACGATATCTTCCGAACATTCGACGGAATGATGATGGCATCCGTCATTCTCGGACTGATCAACGAAAAGACCGGAAAAATCCTTTTCTTCAACGCGGAACATCCTTGGCCGGTACTTTATAGAGATGGTACGGCCTCGTTTTTGGTAAGAGAAACATCGACCTGGAAATTAGGCTCTCCGATCGAAGGTAAATTTAAAATCCAAGAGTCGAAACTGATGGATGGAGACGTTATATATATAGGCTCGGATGGCCGCGATGATATCAGTTTGTCGGAGGACGGAATCCATTGGCGAATGAACGAGGACGAAACCGTTTTCCTGAGAATCGTCGAAGAAGCTAAGGGAGAAATCGACGGTATAGCGGATAGACTACATTCCTTCGGAGTCATATCGGACGATCTATCCTTAATGCGTATCGGTTTCAGGGAACAAGTTTCCACCAATCATCCGAAATATTCACAAGCGATAAGTAAATACTCGGAGGCGCGAAGAAGTTTACAACAACGTGAAACCGTAAAAGCGGTGTCTTTATTGAAAGAAGCTTGGACAATCGCACCTACGTTCAAAGAACCCGCTCGCCTGCTAGGCCAAGTATACTATGATCGGAAGGATTATGTAAATGCGATCAAATGGTTCGAAAAATATTTATCGTTAAATTCGAATTCTCAAAATATCTGGTTCGTCGTTTCCTTATGTTATAAACACATAAAAGACTTCAAGAAGGCGGCCGAGGCCGCCGAAGCGGTCAGGATCTCGCAACCTCATAGATTCGCAAACTTAATCAACCTAGCGGATAATTACCGACTACTGGGCGACTTTGAAAAATCGAGGGATATCCTGCAAAGAGCAAAGGAGATCAACGAGGATAACGCTCTGGTCGAAAAACTAGAGGAACTCTTGGACGGAAAAGGTCGTTGA